aaagAAACGTCCCGCGCACTTCTCTtctcacacccgcggaatgtttctAGCTTAGAAACTTTTCCCGTTTTATGTTAAACTTTTAGAAcaatagaggtaaaataataactgtcaactgctaaatggtatgaagtgattaaacgtttgtttgagaaaccatactaaagtggagtggtttttgatgatCCACTGTTAGTCATGTACGCGGTTTTCTGTAGGTGTGTTCTTCAATTCTGTAGCGtccaacagctagttattttcaataatatttagagTTAAAGTTAGCTTATAACGGTCTTTGTGTCGTGCCGCCTTGGCCCGTGCCTCAAAAGGACGTCAAAAGGACGCCGTGTGCGGCGTACATCCGCAGGGgaatttggcattttatatCGAAGTGCCATGCCATAGTGAAAGGTTCTGGTTGTTGGCTTTGGCAGAAAATGTTTTCTCGTATTTGATGtagtaccagtggcgtgcatagcccttggacccagggtatgcacaaggtgttcagcacaaacataaagtaaaatttatattttagatatgtcggtttatattcaaattactttacgaaagttatatttttgattgatttaatactatcgtctatctactgctaattgaataaaagtacataccctgatttacgtcacaaaattatgacacaccattcggcagcattttctaagcacactgaagatgataatatttttttccaacatgtttttagcgtcttgatgaaaattattaatatcacaatatcctttatcatttcaaactttacgtatattggacaataaaacaaaaggaaagcaaaataatcgattggtgtgtacaaagccgcttagtcaaGAATACCTAGTTttcgtaaaatttattattacacatacgttttactttatcacctatttttgtggatatttgtaacattggtacacaccttcctttgcgaatgatttctaattttacgataaagggatagaaattaaagttgtctctaagtactttttccaggcacactgaacccaaacaaagaccgcacgaatatgctttcattataaaatgaatgaataaactataaaataacgttaacacattaaactatcactactcaaacttttataagttgctgaatttatgcacgttaaccttttttttatcaccaacgccatagagcattgttcgaaggtaaacaataatggcgattgaatatgctaatgataatattgcaatcgaaattagtcaaaatatgtctttaatttttttgtaagtaagggtacgaacgctattttattttgatatgtcaacaataaatataaacaataattattgttaactttctcactttccaataattcctggaatacttttcataaaaaaatcaaacacgtaattgattatccacttccgtaagcagtgcttatagacacctatacatagagaatttatgaatgaaactgttcacacaagaccgatgctaatcttgtaagtacaagcgcacgattataacattacacgacacacactactaacttgcacgcacacatctagcagaacgattctttctttgggcgtgcttattttatttgatatttctatgcaacagtagatggcgtcatatgtcgagtgattcataataattgatttaccctgcaatcgataacatgagatttaaatgataatataggtatttttacgtgttttaaaaggtaaatgtttagcatttacggttaaaaattaaaatacgaagtagaaaattttattttataagctatacctacgcctcgcgcgcgctggttgcgctgtcgcctgtctagcgacaattgacctagaagtttggccgctcattactagatggcgctttcatatattttttactcagtgttttttaattacaaaactttaatggtcctatctgaaggttctttaagaccctgagggtagggtatgcactgcttatttgcatatatgcaatgcacgccactgtgtagtACCTACGTCGAACAGATGTTATACTgcttatagatttttttgtatggTTTCAGAACATTATGACGTTGCATCGATATAAATAGGTTATAAACACAATAAACCCAACATCTCGCGTGATGTAAAATAGTGACCATGACTGTCGTTTATCtactcatatttttcatttaaatttcccTTCAACcgatatttgttatttttattcgtatttattataataccataaaaaaaatttaaaaacaatttatttaaaaaacaagttCTCAcaaaaaagcaaaatttacaataaaaaagttaaaagcataaatataaaatgacaaaTTCTCCTGCCGGTGTACCGACACTATGAAATTGAACCGACTACTGTTGATCGGATAGATTAACATGGTCGATGTTCGTCGACAAAACAAACTACAGAacttttatattagtttttaactacacttggaggaattatcaagttttataaatttgaaatgcatataatttttttttcggaaccgacaggatgcGCTTTCCCAAATAACCTACAGCTcgcctaccgtcgatgccgattAGTATATgacttttacatcagtcttatagcgactgtagcgccatctactTTCTCACGATCGAATAAGTTGAAGTAGATGGAAAATGCACCCAGAAAACTATCTTTCTATTATAGTGTTGCGCAGTATCGTTCATCGAGAACTTAACAGCTGAGTCTCTGAATATGGACAAGAAGGAGTTCGACTGCTACATGGCAATGCCGGCATCTATCGGCGGCAGTACGTGGGTAAGTGACTTCATCCAgattataaatgaatgaatcgatATACTAGTAAAATATGGCACATATACGTTTGGCACCTCTAGCGAAGTGCCAAAcgtattaataaaactaaaattattaatacgtTTGGCACTTCGCTAGAGGGTGActcgttattattttatttattatattccttATATAAGTCActatttctgtttaaattttttattgttacttgtgtgtaattttatatttatatttatccgCGGCAACTCactcacatatatatatatatcaatcatatttagtaatatataatatatatatatatattttattgtacttgTACTGTATTAGAGGTAGTTAAATTCTTTCATTTAAATActtgtattaaattaagttatcgtacatactgAAATTATGTGGCATTAGTAACCGAAGGCCATAAGTAAcctaatctatattttttttttacaatacacacacggcctaggactcagaaactgacgtgcatagagggtatgcaaatggtatgtagatgatataaaatgaagaaaatctccagtaagagttataaaaaacctaaggataggctttCTAAGAGGtttaaaaagcctatccttaagtatttacaactcgtactggagattttcttcacttatCGCCATCTGCATACGTtgtgcacaccctctatgcacgccactgctcagaaagcagggtcgctgcccactgcgccagtcggccgtcaacaatatcaatttaataactaaaatacatataattttgttggtagtcctaatgaaaataaataactaaatgaatatacttttattgtacaccacatttaaaataataagtaaataaatatgccACGTGTCTACACCAGGCCGCAGCGTTATCTCTGTGCGGTGCGGTGCGCGAGGCGGATGAGCAAAAGTTGCAGGCTGAAAAGCTCATGGAGGAAGTCAAGACCTTGAGGGCTCAAGCGCACCAGCTGGCGGCAAATGCTGAAACGTTTGAGGTAATTGTTGCAGTGCGAATTCATTACACTCTGTAGGAAACTGTGACAAACGTTTATTATTAGGATTATTTCAGAcgtttttttactgaaataaaacataGCCTCTCTATCTAGAAGTaatcttgataaaaaaaagctttctattgataaaaatgtttaaaatctgTCTGGTCATTTTGGAGATgcaaactaacaaaaaatattacttctttataatattataagtatagggaAAACTTATAATTAAGAACTGAACATATTTTGTTTACAGAAAGAAATAGCCAACAAGGTTCAAGATGTATTGGCGAAAACACCACTAGAAATAAAACCACGGCGAATACCTCCAAGGCTCGCGTCGTTAAGAAACTCTACCACCCCTCTCATTGACCTAGAACTTGAACCAACCGTGCCAACGCAACAAGACGCGTCGCAGTTTCAAAACttggaaataaatattgttaatccAATACAGAAACAGGAtataaatgatattaatccAATTCCAGATAACCTTATGCCGGATAAAAATCCAGCGACACAGATACCGGAAATTGCAGAAAATACTAGAGTCTCTCAACTTGAAGTATCAGAAAAAAATCCAGTCCCACTAACTCAAGAACTGGATAAAACGACAATTCCACAGATCGAAATTCCAACAGTAAGTAGAGTTCCAGAAATCGAAATCGCAGGTATAAGTAGAGTTCCAGACGTCGAATCAGCAGAAATTAGTAGTGTCCCAGATATAGAAATTATTGCATCCAAACAAGTTCAAGGACCAGTGATGGTGACCATCGGTCAGATGGATAGTGATGAAATTCTAGATTTCCACACCATGGAGAAATCATCACCGAGATCACCACACAAAATGCCCTGGGAACTCAAACGCACTGGCTCCTTTGAAGTACTAACTCCTTCACCTCTTGGCTTCACTCCGTTTGATTCTAGATCCATTGACGAACTGATGACACCTGATGAATTTGGTTCGGAGAACTTAGCTCCCGGACTAAGTAATATCAACTATGATATTGACTTATCCGACTTCAGCGGTGACAACAGCTTGGCAGATGACCCACCAAAGCCAAAAGACCCTTTCTCCCCGGACGGTTTGAAAAAAGATCCAATTTTCGACCCATTCAGTCCTCAAACGAGTCAACATTTAGCTGAACTTGAGAAATTTGATGAGTTTAGTTTAGTCACTGCTAATAAGGATGAAATGTTAGAGGCTTTTGAGGTGCTTCATAGACAATTTGATTCTGAGGATCAGGGGAGAGATCCGTTCAGTCCAGACCAAAAGGAGCGAAAGTCTATATTAGACGACAGCGGATCACCGACCGGCGCTTGTCTTTTACCATCGCCCTTGTTACCACAGACTAGTAAACAGTAAGATATCGACCTTACTACCACAGACTAGTAAACAGCAAGTTATACAAGCGTTACGAACgtataaaatagaaaagaaaaaaaataacttcaaaattctTGTTTGATGTTACAAACAGTTTCAATAAAGTTCATATGTTGAAAGAAAGAGTTCGGACTTTATCGAATGGCATTGTAAATTTGATGTGGCGTGTTGACTTTTGATAACACTTCTTTAATTGTTTACGTGTCTTActaaaaaattatcattatcaatacgtacacttgtaaaaaaaaaatatatagcgct
The Pararge aegeria chromosome 6, ilParAegt1.1, whole genome shotgun sequence genome window above contains:
- the LOC120624335 gene encoding rab5 GDP/GTP exchange factor; the encoded protein is MPSLRIDQSDLKCKNGCDYFGNPQWQGYCSKCHREQLQRQRRAEKASSATLPQPEQKKPERGLRLASQSFSKFEEKRLRQSETLKKALKFSVFKKSSTDEQEHTPERKPPEFKIPGMVNEGMKREFRVRFPSLPAQVDRDSRVFVHNFIMDVIKCSNVMAVDELSERVQRHYQHFMKYMDTSPHFANTESETKELLIDFVEKHAMTYLHDLPGVVFSPGGTEDERLDRAMSERIQQLSWVGKRHLECKLDRANIAGCQPLYKAISELLAMDGAPSPGGKLSRVRRACRHVLALCGAPASADDLLPALIFTVLKANPPRLVSNINFVTRFCNAQRLMTGEGGYYFTNLCCAVSFIENLTAESLNMDKKEFDCYMAMPASIGGSTWAAALSLCGAVREADEQKLQAEKLMEEVKTLRAQAHQLAANAETFEKEIANKVQDVLAKTPLEIKPRRIPPRLASLRNSTTPLIDLELEPTVPTQQDASQFQNLEINIVNPIQKQDINDINPIPDNLMPDKNPATQIPEIAENTRVSQLEVSEKNPVPLTQELDKTTIPQIEIPTVSRVPEIEIAGISRVPDVESAEISSVPDIEIIASKQVQGPVMVTIGQMDSDEILDFHTMEKSSPRSPHKMPWELKRTGSFEVLTPSPLGFTPFDSRSIDELMTPDEFGSENLAPGLSNINYDIDLSDFSGDNSLADDPPKPKDPFSPDGLKKDPIFDPFSPQTSQHLAELEKFDEFSLVTANKDEMLEAFEVLHRQFDSEDQGRDPFSPDQKERKSILDDSGSPTGACLLPSPLLPQTSKQ